From Citricoccus sp. SGAir0253, a single genomic window includes:
- the nusB gene encoding transcription antitermination factor NusB — MSARGKARRRALEILFEAGQRGTDPQEGISARRSATEQVINPYTVEIIQGVLAEQERIDEILSSYAQGWTLDRMPAVDRSILRIGAWELLFNDDVPDGVAVAEAVSMAKELSTDASPEFVNGLLGRIQQLKPTLLD, encoded by the coding sequence GTGAGCGCACGAGGAAAGGCGCGACGGCGCGCCCTCGAGATCCTCTTCGAGGCCGGCCAGCGCGGGACGGACCCCCAGGAGGGGATCTCCGCCCGCCGGTCGGCCACGGAGCAGGTGATCAACCCCTACACCGTGGAGATCATCCAGGGCGTGCTGGCCGAGCAGGAGCGGATCGACGAGATCCTGTCCTCCTACGCCCAGGGCTGGACGCTGGACCGGATGCCCGCCGTGGACCGGTCCATCCTGCGGATCGGCGCGTGGGAGCTGCTGTTCAACGACGACGTCCCGGACGGCGTGGCCGTGGCCGAGGCCGTCTCGATGGCCAAGGAGCTCTCCACGGACGCCTCGCCCGAGTTCGTCAACGGGCTGCTGGGGCGCATCCAGCAGCTCAAGCCCACCCTGCTCGACTGA
- the efp gene encoding elongation factor P, with the protein MATSNDIKNGTVLKMDGHLWNVIEFQHVKPGKGGAFVRTKMKNITTGKLVDKTFNAGAKVETATVDRSDYEYLYQDGEDFVFMDLDTYDQITVSPAVVGDAAHFMLENQKVTIAMNEGTPLYLDMPPSVVLEITYTEPGLQGDRSSAGTKPATVETGYEIQVPLFVEQGTKVKVDTRTGDYLGRVND; encoded by the coding sequence GTGGCAACCAGCAACGACATCAAGAACGGCACCGTCCTGAAGATGGACGGCCACCTGTGGAACGTGATCGAGTTCCAGCACGTGAAGCCGGGCAAGGGCGGCGCCTTCGTGCGCACCAAGATGAAGAACATCACCACGGGCAAGCTCGTGGACAAGACCTTCAACGCCGGCGCCAAGGTCGAGACCGCCACCGTGGACCGCTCGGACTACGAGTACCTGTACCAGGACGGCGAGGACTTCGTGTTCATGGACCTGGACACCTACGACCAGATCACCGTCTCCCCGGCCGTGGTCGGCGACGCCGCCCACTTCATGCTGGAGAACCAGAAGGTGACCATCGCCATGAACGAGGGCACCCCGCTGTACCTGGACATGCCGCCGTCGGTGGTCCTGGAGATCACCTACACCGAGCCGGGCCTGCAGGGCGATCGCTCCTCCGCCGGCACCAAGCCGGCCACCGTGGAGACCGGCTACGAGATCCAGGTGCCGCTCTTCGTGGAGCAGGGCACCAAGGTCAAGGTGGACACCCGCACGGGTGACTACCTCGGCCGCGTGAACGACTGA
- the pyrR gene encoding bifunctional pyr operon transcriptional regulator/uracil phosphoribosyltransferase PyrR: MSPGPHGSPQAEPRAARTVMTAADIDRALTRIAHEILEANRGPSGLVLLGVPRRGVPLAARLAAKLERIEPGFAAAASTGQLDVTLYRDDLRRSTSRTPAPTHLPDSGIDGATVILVDDVLYSGRTIRAALDALNDFGRPAAVRLAVLVDRGHRELPIRADFVGKNLPTSTAERVQVRLVEVDGPDGTGEVTADAVAIVDVPRPAGGAA, translated from the coding sequence CTGTCACCGGGACCCCACGGGTCCCCACAGGCTGAACCCCGAGCTGCGCGGACCGTGATGACGGCCGCGGACATCGACCGGGCACTGACCCGGATCGCCCACGAGATCCTCGAGGCCAATCGCGGCCCGTCCGGGCTCGTGCTGCTGGGCGTCCCGCGCCGGGGCGTCCCGCTGGCCGCACGCCTCGCGGCGAAGCTGGAGCGGATCGAGCCGGGCTTCGCGGCCGCCGCGTCCACCGGCCAGCTCGACGTCACGCTCTACCGCGACGACCTGCGCCGCTCCACCTCCCGCACCCCGGCCCCCACCCACCTGCCGGACTCCGGCATCGACGGCGCCACGGTGATCCTCGTGGACGACGTCCTCTACTCCGGGCGCACCATCCGGGCCGCCCTCGACGCCCTGAACGACTTCGGCCGTCCCGCCGCCGTCCGGCTCGCCGTCCTGGTGGACCGGGGCCACCGCGAGCTGCCGATCCGGGCCGACTTCGTGGGCAAGAACCTGCCGACCTCCACCGCCGAGCGCGTGCAGGTGCGCCTCGTCGAGGTGGACGGACCGGACGGCACGGGCGAGGTGACGGCGGACGCCGTGGCGATCGTCGACGTGCCGCGCCCGGCGGGCGGTGCCGCGTGA
- a CDS encoding dihydroorotase, with protein sequence MSATARYLITGGTLPDGTTGDVLVEDGLLAAVGTDARDRAAAAGPDAGPLETLDATGRVVLPGLVDLHTHLREPGREDAETVETGTRAAAMGGFTSVHAMANSTPVADSAGVVEQVWQLGREAGWCDVHPVGAVTVGLAGERLAELGAMAASRAEVRVFSDDGMCVADPVLMRRALEYVKAFDGVIAQHAQEPRLTEGAQMNEGALSSVLGLAGWPAVAEEAIIARDVLLAQHVGSRLHVCHVSTAGSVEIIRWAKERGIEVTAEATPHHLLLTEELVRSYDPVYKVNPPLRREADVMALREGLADGTIDTIGTDHAPHTAETKECEWTVAAMGMTGLETALPVVQHALVDTGLMDWAGISRVLSSTPARIARLGDQGRISPEGVFELGAPANLTVYDPAVTRTIDPDTHATRSRNSPYRGMSLPGQVTDVFNHGHPVVRDRALATPRTY encoded by the coding sequence GTGAGCGCCACCGCCCGATACCTCATCACCGGCGGGACCCTGCCGGACGGCACCACCGGGGACGTCCTCGTCGAGGACGGCCTGCTGGCCGCCGTCGGGACGGACGCCCGGGACCGGGCCGCCGCCGCGGGGCCCGACGCCGGCCCGCTCGAGACGCTGGATGCCACCGGCCGCGTGGTGCTGCCCGGGCTGGTGGACCTGCACACCCACCTGCGCGAGCCGGGCCGGGAGGACGCCGAGACCGTCGAGACCGGCACGCGCGCGGCCGCCATGGGCGGGTTCACCTCGGTGCACGCGATGGCCAACTCGACGCCGGTGGCGGACTCCGCGGGCGTCGTCGAGCAGGTCTGGCAGCTGGGCCGCGAGGCCGGCTGGTGCGACGTGCACCCCGTGGGCGCCGTGACCGTGGGCCTGGCGGGGGAGCGGCTCGCCGAGCTCGGCGCGATGGCCGCCTCGCGCGCCGAGGTGCGCGTGTTCTCCGACGACGGGATGTGCGTGGCCGACCCCGTGCTGATGCGCCGGGCCCTGGAGTACGTCAAGGCCTTCGACGGCGTGATCGCCCAGCACGCGCAGGAGCCGCGGCTGACCGAGGGCGCGCAGATGAACGAGGGCGCCCTGTCCTCCGTGCTCGGCCTGGCCGGCTGGCCGGCCGTGGCCGAGGAGGCGATCATCGCCCGCGACGTGCTGCTGGCCCAGCACGTGGGCTCGCGGCTGCACGTCTGCCACGTGTCCACGGCCGGCTCCGTGGAGATCATCCGCTGGGCCAAGGAGCGCGGGATCGAGGTCACGGCCGAGGCGACCCCCCACCACCTGTTGCTCACCGAGGAGCTCGTGCGCAGCTACGACCCGGTGTACAAGGTCAACCCGCCGTTGCGCCGGGAGGCCGACGTCATGGCGCTGCGCGAGGGGCTGGCGGACGGGACGATCGACACGATCGGCACCGACCACGCGCCGCACACCGCGGAGACCAAGGAGTGCGAGTGGACGGTCGCCGCGATGGGCATGACCGGACTCGAGACCGCCCTGCCCGTGGTGCAGCACGCCCTCGTGGACACCGGCCTGATGGACTGGGCCGGGATCTCGCGGGTGCTCAGCTCCACGCCGGCGCGCATCGCCCGGCTCGGCGACCAGGGCAGGATCTCGCCCGAGGGCGTGTTCGAGCTCGGCGCCCCCGCCAACCTCACCGTCTACGACCCGGCGGTCACCCGCACGATCGACCCGGACACCCACGCCACGCGCTCCCGGAACAGCCCGTACCGCGGCATGTCCCTGCCCGGCCAGGTGACGGACGTGTTCAACCACGGCCACCCCGTGGTGCGCGACCGCGCCCTGGCCACGCCCCGCACGTACTAG
- a CDS encoding aspartate carbamoyltransferase catalytic subunit, giving the protein MRHLLSTQDLSRADALRILDTAEEMSAVSGREVKKLPALRGRTVVNLFLEDSTRTRISFEAAAKRLSADVINFSGKGSSVSKGESLKDTVQTLEAIGADAIVMRHWGSGAAAQLAASGWISSAVVNAGDGTHEHPTQALLDALTLRRHLARRHGVAPHGTDLAGMRVVIVGDILHSRVARSNLWLLTTLGAEVTLAAPPTLVPVGTEDWPCTVTYSLDEALASGPDAVMMLRVQSERMHAAFFPSAAEYTRSWGLTDDRLALLESAGPGDALIMHPGPMNRGLEISAAAADSARNTALEQVANGVSVRMAVLYLVLSGGAGGPVPTPVPTRRQEATA; this is encoded by the coding sequence GTGAGGCACCTGCTCTCCACCCAGGACCTGTCCCGGGCCGACGCGCTGCGGATCCTGGACACCGCCGAGGAGATGTCCGCCGTCTCCGGGCGCGAGGTCAAGAAGCTGCCGGCCCTGCGCGGGCGCACCGTGGTCAACCTCTTCCTGGAGGACTCGACCCGCACCCGGATCTCCTTCGAGGCCGCCGCCAAGCGCCTCAGCGCGGACGTGATCAACTTCTCCGGCAAGGGCTCCTCGGTGTCCAAGGGGGAGTCGCTCAAGGACACCGTGCAGACGCTCGAGGCGATCGGCGCCGACGCGATCGTCATGCGGCACTGGGGCTCGGGCGCCGCCGCCCAGCTGGCCGCCTCGGGCTGGATCAGCTCGGCGGTGGTGAACGCCGGGGACGGCACCCACGAGCACCCCACCCAGGCGCTGCTGGACGCGCTGACGCTGCGCCGCCACCTGGCCCGGCGCCACGGGGTGGCCCCGCACGGCACGGACCTGGCCGGGATGCGGGTCGTCATCGTGGGGGACATCCTGCACTCCCGCGTGGCCCGGTCGAACCTGTGGCTGCTGACCACCCTCGGCGCCGAGGTCACCCTCGCGGCCCCGCCCACCCTCGTGCCCGTGGGCACCGAGGACTGGCCGTGCACCGTGACGTACTCGCTCGACGAGGCCCTCGCCTCCGGGCCGGACGCCGTGATGATGCTGCGCGTGCAGTCCGAGCGCATGCACGCCGCCTTCTTCCCCTCGGCCGCCGAGTACACCCGCTCGTGGGGCCTGACCGACGACCGGCTCGCCCTGCTGGAGTCCGCCGGCCCGGGCGACGCCCTCATCATGCACCCCGGCCCCATGAACCGGGGCCTGGAGATCTCCGCCGCCGCCGCGGACTCGGCGCGCAACACCGCCCTGGAGCAGGTGGCCAACGGCGTCTCCGTGCGCATGGCCGTGCTCTACCTCGTGCTCTCCGGCGGTGCCGGCGGGCCCGTGCCCACCCCCGTCCCGACCCGCCGCCAGGAGGCCACCGCGTGA
- the carA gene encoding glutamine-hydrolyzing carbamoyl-phosphate synthase small subunit: MSLLNTEPAGPALLVLADGTVHRGQAYGATGATLGEAVFTTGMTGYQETLTDPSYAGQIIVQTAPHIGNTGVNDEDAESRDIFAAGYVVRDAARRPSNWRSRRSLDEELAARGVVGIRGVDTRAITRHLRTEGSMKAGIFSGEAAARPEAELVAEVNAQPSMAGSRLAEQVTTDAPYVVEPADHGWTGEPLHEIAAIDLGLKSATPRHLASRGVRLHVLPATATFEDITALSPDGVFLSNGPGDPATADEQVALLRRVLDAGIPFFGICFGNQVFGRALGFGTYKLPFGHRGPNQPVMHKATGRVEITSQNHGFAVDAPLGEPVEAPESRYGRVEVSHWSLNDQVVEGLRLLDRPAFSVQFHPESAAGPNDSVDLFDRFVTLMDEHSPRAAGRAAAPTTDLTEGA; this comes from the coding sequence GTGAGCCTGTTGAACACCGAACCGGCCGGCCCGGCCCTCCTCGTCCTGGCCGACGGCACCGTCCACCGCGGCCAGGCGTACGGCGCCACCGGCGCCACGCTCGGCGAGGCCGTCTTCACCACCGGCATGACCGGGTACCAGGAGACCCTCACCGACCCGTCCTACGCGGGCCAGATCATCGTCCAGACCGCCCCGCACATCGGCAACACCGGCGTGAACGACGAGGACGCCGAGTCCCGGGACATCTTCGCGGCCGGCTACGTGGTGCGCGACGCGGCCCGCCGCCCGTCCAACTGGCGCTCGCGCCGCAGCCTCGACGAGGAGCTCGCCGCGCGCGGCGTCGTCGGCATCCGGGGCGTGGACACCCGGGCGATCACCCGCCACCTGCGCACCGAGGGCTCCATGAAGGCCGGCATCTTCTCCGGCGAGGCCGCCGCCCGCCCGGAGGCCGAGCTCGTGGCCGAGGTCAACGCCCAGCCCTCGATGGCCGGGTCCCGCCTGGCCGAGCAGGTCACCACGGACGCCCCCTACGTGGTGGAGCCGGCCGACCACGGCTGGACCGGCGAGCCCCTGCACGAGATCGCCGCGATCGACCTCGGCCTGAAGTCCGCGACGCCGCGGCACCTGGCCTCCCGCGGCGTGCGCCTGCACGTGCTGCCGGCCACCGCGACCTTCGAGGACATCACCGCCCTGTCCCCGGACGGCGTGTTCCTGTCCAACGGCCCCGGCGACCCGGCCACGGCCGACGAGCAGGTGGCGCTGCTGCGCCGCGTCCTGGACGCCGGCATCCCGTTCTTCGGCATCTGCTTCGGCAACCAGGTCTTCGGCCGCGCCCTCGGCTTCGGCACCTACAAGCTGCCGTTCGGCCACCGCGGCCCCAACCAGCCGGTGATGCACAAGGCCACCGGCCGGGTGGAGATCACCTCGCAGAACCACGGCTTCGCCGTGGACGCACCGCTCGGCGAGCCCGTCGAGGCCCCCGAGTCCCGCTACGGCCGCGTGGAGGTCTCCCACTGGTCCCTCAACGACCAGGTGGTCGAGGGCCTGCGCCTGCTGGACCGCCCGGCCTTCTCCGTCCAGTTCCACCCCGAGTCCGCCGCCGGGCCGAACGACTCCGTCGACCTGTTCGACCGGTTCGTCACCCTGATGGACGAGCACTCCCCGCGCGCGGCCGGCCGCGCCGCCGCCCCCACCACCGACCTCACCGAAGGAGCCTGA
- the carB gene encoding carbamoyl-phosphate synthase large subunit → MPKRTDLQSVLVIGSGPIVIGQAAEFDYSGTQAIRVLKEEGLRVVLVNSNPATIMTDPELADATYVEPITPEVVEKIIAAERPDAVLPTLGGQTALNTAIALDKNGVLEKYGVELIGANIEAIELGENRELFKGVVERCGAESARSEIVHSMDEALAAAEKLGYPMVVRPSFTMGGLGSGLAYDEEDLRRIAGAGIQYSPTSEVLLEESILGWKEYELEMMRDRNDNVVVVCSIENFDPVGVHTGDSITVAPAMTLTDREYQRMRDIAIAVIREVGVDTGGCNIQFAVNPENGRIIVIEMNPRVSRSSALASKATGFAIAKIATKLSLGYTLDEIPNDITRKTPASFEPVLDYVVVKVPRFAFEKFPAADPTLTTTMKSVGEAMAIGRNFTEALQKALRSLEQKGAELTFDRPDADEVAALVERAKTPTTDRLAQVQRALLGGATVEQLFEATGIDPWFLDQLVLVNEVADEVAAAPELTEPVLRLAKRHGFSDAQVGALRHMDPDVVRGVRHALGIRPVYKTVDTCAAEFEAYTPYRYSSYDLEDEVTAHAKPSVIILGSGPNRIGQGIEFDYSCVHATMALRAAGHETVMVNCNPETVSTDYDISDRLYFEPLTLEDVLEVIAAEERSGGVLGVFVQLGGQTPLKLAQQLADAGVPILGTSPAAIDLAEHRGEFARVLDEAGLVSPKNGTAVSFADAKRVADEIGYPVLVRPSYVLGGRGMEIVYDEDSLSRYIENATEITADHPVLVDRFLEDATEIDVDALYDGTDLYIGGIMEHIEEAGIHSGDSACVLPPTNLGPDTLARVREATRGIAAGVGVRGLINIQFALASDVLYVIEANPRASRTVPFVSKATGVQLAKAAALIGTGSSIADLRAAGMLPSSHDGSTLPLDAPVAVKEAVLPFARFRTPEGRVVDSLLGPEMRSTGEVMGIDKYFDTAFAKSQAAANNPLPTAGRVFVSVANRDKRGIVMPVKRLIDLGFTIVSTGGTAEVLRRNGVVADVVTKIADAEAADGAGTILDQLQDGQIALVLNTPSGGESRGDGYEIRAAATSIGVPVITTLAEFGAAVQAIEAQREYAWDVTSLQEHDLRLAAAIERAATRA, encoded by the coding sequence ATGCCCAAGCGCACCGATCTGCAGTCCGTCCTGGTCATCGGCTCCGGCCCGATCGTCATCGGCCAGGCCGCCGAGTTCGACTACTCCGGCACCCAGGCCATCCGGGTCCTCAAGGAGGAGGGCCTGCGCGTCGTGCTGGTCAACTCCAACCCGGCCACGATCATGACCGATCCTGAGCTGGCGGACGCCACCTACGTGGAGCCCATCACCCCCGAGGTGGTGGAGAAGATCATCGCCGCCGAGCGGCCCGACGCGGTCCTGCCGACGCTGGGCGGCCAGACCGCCCTGAACACGGCGATCGCCCTCGACAAGAACGGCGTGCTGGAGAAGTACGGCGTCGAGCTGATCGGCGCCAACATCGAGGCGATCGAGCTCGGGGAGAACCGCGAGCTGTTCAAGGGCGTCGTGGAGCGCTGCGGCGCCGAGTCGGCCCGCTCGGAGATCGTCCACTCCATGGACGAGGCCCTCGCCGCCGCCGAGAAGCTCGGCTACCCCATGGTCGTGCGCCCCTCGTTCACGATGGGCGGGCTCGGATCCGGGCTGGCCTACGACGAGGAGGACCTGCGCCGGATCGCCGGCGCCGGCATCCAGTACAGCCCCACCTCCGAGGTCCTGCTCGAGGAGTCCATCCTCGGGTGGAAGGAGTACGAGCTGGAGATGATGCGCGACCGCAACGACAACGTCGTGGTGGTCTGCTCGATCGAGAACTTCGACCCGGTGGGCGTGCACACCGGCGACTCCATCACCGTGGCCCCGGCCATGACGCTGACCGACCGCGAGTACCAGCGGATGCGGGACATCGCGATCGCCGTCATCCGCGAGGTGGGCGTGGACACCGGCGGCTGCAACATCCAGTTCGCCGTGAACCCGGAGAACGGGCGCATCATCGTCATCGAGATGAACCCGCGCGTGTCCCGGTCCTCCGCCCTGGCCTCCAAGGCCACCGGCTTCGCGATCGCCAAGATCGCCACCAAGCTCTCGCTCGGCTACACCCTGGACGAGATCCCGAACGACATCACGCGCAAGACCCCGGCGTCCTTCGAGCCGGTGCTGGACTACGTGGTCGTGAAGGTCCCGCGCTTCGCCTTCGAGAAGTTCCCGGCCGCGGACCCCACGCTGACCACCACCATGAAGTCCGTCGGCGAGGCGATGGCCATCGGCCGCAACTTCACGGAAGCCCTGCAGAAGGCCCTTCGCTCCCTCGAGCAGAAGGGCGCGGAGCTGACCTTCGACCGGCCGGACGCGGACGAGGTGGCCGCGCTCGTGGAGCGGGCGAAGACCCCGACGACGGACCGGCTCGCCCAGGTGCAGCGCGCCCTGCTCGGCGGGGCCACCGTGGAGCAGCTGTTCGAGGCCACGGGGATCGACCCGTGGTTCCTGGACCAGCTCGTGCTCGTCAACGAGGTCGCGGACGAGGTGGCCGCGGCCCCCGAGCTCACCGAGCCGGTGCTGCGCCTGGCCAAGCGCCACGGCTTCTCCGACGCCCAGGTCGGTGCCCTGCGGCACATGGACCCGGACGTCGTGCGCGGGGTCCGCCACGCGCTGGGCATCCGCCCGGTCTACAAGACCGTGGACACGTGCGCGGCCGAGTTCGAGGCCTACACCCCGTACCGCTACTCCAGCTACGACCTCGAGGACGAGGTCACGGCCCACGCCAAGCCCTCCGTCATCATCCTCGGCTCCGGGCCGAACCGGATCGGCCAGGGCATCGAGTTCGACTACTCGTGCGTGCACGCCACGATGGCCCTGCGGGCGGCCGGGCACGAGACCGTCATGGTCAACTGCAACCCGGAGACCGTCTCCACCGACTACGACATCTCCGACCGGCTGTACTTCGAGCCGCTGACCCTCGAGGACGTCCTCGAGGTCATCGCCGCCGAGGAGCGCAGCGGCGGGGTGCTCGGCGTGTTCGTCCAGCTCGGCGGCCAGACCCCGCTCAAGCTGGCCCAGCAGCTCGCGGACGCCGGCGTGCCGATCCTCGGCACCTCGCCGGCGGCGATCGACCTGGCCGAGCACCGCGGCGAGTTCGCGCGGGTGCTCGACGAGGCGGGGCTGGTCTCGCCGAAGAACGGGACCGCGGTGTCCTTCGCCGACGCCAAGCGGGTCGCGGACGAGATCGGCTACCCGGTGCTCGTGCGCCCGTCCTACGTGCTCGGCGGGCGCGGCATGGAGATCGTCTACGACGAGGACTCCCTCTCGCGCTACATCGAGAACGCCACGGAGATCACCGCCGACCACCCGGTGCTCGTGGACCGGTTCCTCGAGGACGCCACCGAGATCGACGTCGACGCGCTGTACGACGGCACCGACCTGTACATCGGCGGGATCATGGAGCACATCGAGGAGGCCGGGATCCACTCCGGCGACTCCGCCTGCGTGCTGCCGCCGACCAACCTGGGCCCGGACACGCTGGCCCGCGTGCGCGAGGCCACCCGGGGCATCGCGGCGGGCGTGGGCGTGCGCGGACTGATCAACATCCAGTTCGCGCTCGCCTCGGACGTGCTGTACGTCATCGAGGCCAACCCGCGCGCCTCGCGCACCGTGCCGTTCGTCTCCAAGGCCACCGGCGTCCAGCTGGCCAAGGCCGCCGCCCTGATCGGCACCGGCAGCTCGATCGCCGACCTGCGCGCGGCGGGCATGCTGCCGTCCTCCCACGACGGCTCCACGCTGCCGCTCGACGCCCCGGTGGCCGTCAAGGAGGCGGTCCTGCCGTTCGCGCGCTTCCGGACCCCCGAGGGCCGGGTCGTGGACTCCCTGCTCGGCCCGGAGATGCGCTCCACGGGCGAGGTCATGGGCATCGACAAGTACTTCGACACCGCCTTCGCCAAGAGCCAGGCCGCCGCGAACAACCCGCTGCCGACCGCCGGACGCGTGTTCGTCTCGGTGGCCAACCGGGACAAGCGGGGGATCGTCATGCCCGTCAAGCGGCTGATCGACCTGGGCTTCACGATCGTCTCCACCGGTGGCACCGCCGAGGTGCTGCGGCGCAACGGCGTGGTGGCGGACGTGGTGACCAAGATCGCGGACGCCGAGGCCGCCGACGGCGCCGGGACCATCCTGGACCAGCTCCAGGACGGCCAGATCGCCCTCGTGCTCAACACCCCCTCGGGCGGCGAGTCGCGCGGGGACGGCTACGAGATCCGGGCCGCCGCCACCTCCATCGGCGTGCCGGTCATCACCACGCTCGCCGAGTTCGGCGCCGCGGTGCAGGCCATCGAGGCCCAGCGCGAGTACGCGTGGGACGTCACCTCCCTCCAGGAGCACGACCTGCGCCTGGCCGCGGCGATCGAGCGCGCCGCGACCCGCGCATGA
- the aroB gene encoding 3-dehydroquinate synthase has protein sequence MTEPIDPTPATDDATVIPVSGGSAAAAAGGYDVVVGKGLLGRLPEMLGPAVRRVLVIHPRALRATGDVVKADLETAGFTALTAEIPDAEEGKHIQVAAFCWQVLGQNDFTRSDAIVAVGGGSVTDVAGFVAATWLRGVRVVHLPTTLLGMVDAAVGGKTGINTAEGKNLVGAFHPPAGVLADLDTLLTLPPNELVSGLAEVVKCGFIADPAILDLIESSPEQAQNPHSAQLRELIERSIAVKARVVSEDLRESGLREMLNYGHTLGHAIELAERYQWRHGAAVSVGMVFAAELSRSVGRLDDATADRHRSILESLGLPTSYAAGRWETLLDGIRRDKKNRGDQLRFVLLDGLARPTTYDVPDASLLFATYQEIAE, from the coding sequence ATGACTGAACCGATCGATCCGACGCCGGCGACCGACGACGCCACCGTCATCCCCGTCTCCGGCGGGTCCGCCGCGGCGGCCGCGGGCGGGTACGACGTCGTCGTGGGCAAGGGCCTGCTCGGCCGGCTGCCGGAGATGCTCGGCCCGGCCGTGCGCCGCGTCCTGGTGATCCACCCCCGTGCCCTGCGCGCCACCGGGGACGTGGTCAAGGCCGACCTGGAGACCGCCGGGTTCACGGCCCTGACCGCCGAGATCCCGGACGCCGAGGAGGGCAAGCACATCCAGGTGGCCGCGTTCTGCTGGCAGGTGCTGGGCCAGAACGACTTCACCCGCTCGGACGCGATCGTCGCCGTGGGCGGCGGCTCCGTGACGGACGTGGCCGGCTTCGTGGCCGCCACGTGGCTGCGCGGGGTGCGCGTGGTCCACCTGCCCACCACCCTGCTCGGCATGGTGGACGCCGCCGTGGGCGGCAAGACCGGCATCAACACCGCCGAGGGCAAGAACCTGGTGGGCGCGTTCCACCCGCCGGCCGGCGTCCTGGCCGACCTGGACACCCTGCTCACCCTGCCGCCCAACGAGCTGGTCTCCGGGCTGGCCGAGGTGGTCAAGTGCGGGTTCATCGCCGACCCCGCGATCCTGGACCTCATCGAGTCCTCGCCCGAGCAGGCCCAGAACCCCCACTCGGCCCAGCTGCGGGAGCTGATCGAGCGCTCGATCGCCGTGAAGGCCCGGGTCGTCTCCGAGGACCTGCGCGAGTCCGGGCTGCGCGAGATGCTCAACTACGGCCACACCCTGGGCCACGCGATCGAGCTCGCCGAGCGCTACCAGTGGCGCCACGGCGCCGCGGTCTCGGTCGGCATGGTGTTCGCCGCCGAGCTCTCCCGCTCGGTGGGCCGGCTCGACGACGCCACCGCGGACCGCCACCGGAGCATCCTCGAGTCGCTCGGGCTGCCCACCTCCTACGCCGCGGGGCGCTGGGAGACCCTGCTGGACGGGATCCGGCGCGACAAGAAGAACCGCGGCGACCAGCTGCGCTTCGTCCTGCTGGACGGCCTGGCCCGCCCCACCACCTACGACGTCCCGGACGCCTCGCTGCTGTTCGCGACCTACCAGGAGATCGCCGAGTAG
- the pyrF gene encoding orotidine-5'-phosphate decarboxylase, translating to MSQLDTGRVPFGTRLAAAMDASGPLCLGIDPHPQLLADWDLPDTPVALERFSRTALEAAAGAGARPLVAALKPQVALYERHGSAGLAVLERLLAAAREAGVLTIADAKRGDIGSTMAGYAQAWLADGSPLAADAVTLSPYLGYGSLAPAIELAGATGRGVFVLALTSNPEGASVQHVGGPEASVARSITESAAADNARALAGAAGIPGAAGPDGSDGGRAPFGPVGLVVGATVADRAAALGIDLAGVRGALLAPGFGAQGASGPGMRAGFGAAWPAVLATSSRAILRQGPSVAGLRRGIEEARADLSA from the coding sequence ATGAGCCAGCTGGACACCGGCCGGGTCCCCTTCGGGACCCGGCTGGCGGCGGCCATGGACGCCTCGGGACCGCTCTGCCTGGGGATCGACCCGCACCCGCAGCTGCTGGCCGACTGGGACCTGCCGGACACTCCCGTGGCGCTCGAGCGGTTCTCCCGCACGGCGCTCGAGGCGGCCGCCGGCGCGGGGGCGCGTCCCCTCGTGGCGGCCCTCAAGCCGCAGGTGGCCCTCTACGAGCGGCACGGCTCCGCGGGGCTGGCCGTGCTCGAGCGGCTGCTCGCGGCCGCCCGGGAGGCCGGCGTGCTGACGATCGCCGACGCCAAGCGGGGGGACATCGGCTCCACGATGGCCGGCTACGCCCAGGCGTGGCTCGCGGACGGCTCGCCCCTGGCCGCGGACGCCGTCACGCTCAGCCCCTACCTGGGCTACGGCTCGCTGGCCCCGGCCATCGAGCTGGCCGGGGCGACGGGCCGCGGCGTCTTCGTGCTGGCGCTGACCTCCAACCCGGAGGGGGCGTCCGTCCAGCACGTGGGCGGGCCGGAGGCCTCCGTCGCGCGCTCCATCACGGAGTCCGCGGCCGCGGACAACGCGCGCGCGCTGGCCGGTGCGGCCGGGATCCCGGGAGCCGCCGGACCGGACGGGTCCGACGGCGGCCGGGCGCCCTTCGGGCCGGTCGGCCTCGTGGTCGGGGCGACCGTCGCCGACCGGGCGGCCGCGCTCGGCATCGACCTGGCGGGGGTGCGCGGGGCGCTGCTGGCGCCCGGCTTCGGCGCGCAGGGGGCCTCGGGCCCCGGGATGCGCGCGGGCTTCGGTGCCGCCTGGCCGGCCGTGCTGGCCACGTCGAGCCGCGCGATCCTGCGGCAGGGGCCCAGCGTGGCCGGGCTCCGGCGGGGGATCGAGGAGGCGCGGGCGGACCTGTCCGCCTGA